A genomic window from Cloacibacillus evryensis DSM 19522 includes:
- a CDS encoding AMP-binding protein yields MKLSFSTFGWHDYTWEDFCAVAKDGGFAGIEVHNIHEPTLVKKNSIFDPARANAAHREMTEAGLSIPCIDAWHNIADGAKFEDNCAEIMDYINTAKSLRVPYVRLGAKDTGSSFADERAAVMRVLEKMLPAAQEAGVTLLIETIGIFSDTDKLCDVLNSFSCDNLAALWDMQHTFRDAGEAPEKTVKNLGAYIKHVHLKDSDVVDGVMEYRLICEGSLPVDAMMRALYSLNYDGFISMEWDPQWVPDIESIELISLHFVNTMNRFGNPARMVKSKRLYENKRGTGLYPWQKDKLIEKTFGAVLDRVVEEFPDQYAFKYTTLNYTRTYSEFRDDVDEFARALISLGVGPGSHVAIWATNLPQWYVTFWATTKIGAVLVTVNTAYKIHEAEYLLRQSDTHTLVMIKGFRDSHYDEIVKELCPELETAAAGKPLACRRLPFLRNVITVDFKMKGCLTWEEAVSRAHMTPLEEVHRLAAAVDIHDVCNMQYTSGTTGFPKGVMLTHYNVVNNGKCIGDRMDLSTADRMMIQVPMFHCFGMVLAMTASMTHAATLSPLPYFSTKASLACINQERITCFHGVPTMFIAMMEHEDFDKTDFSYMRTGIMAGSPCPISKMRDVVDKMNMKEIVIVYGQTEASPGCTMSDTGDSLEVRVETVGHALPEIECRVVDPETGEELPDEVPGEFVARGYNIMKGYYKMPEATAAAIDADGWLHTGDLACRTAAGDYRITGRLKDMIIRGGENIYPKELEEFLYTHPKVKDVQVIGVPDEALGEEICACVVLKEGEEATEAEIKEFFLSHMARHKCPRYIDFVDDFPMNAAGKILKYKMREDAVKKYGLENAAAVKTA; encoded by the coding sequence ATGAAGCTTTCATTTTCGACTTTCGGGTGGCATGACTATACATGGGAGGACTTCTGCGCCGTCGCCAAAGACGGCGGCTTCGCGGGGATAGAGGTACACAATATCCACGAGCCGACGCTCGTGAAGAAAAACAGTATCTTTGACCCGGCAAGGGCCAACGCCGCGCACCGCGAGATGACCGAGGCTGGGCTTTCGATCCCCTGCATCGACGCCTGGCATAATATCGCAGACGGCGCGAAGTTTGAAGACAACTGCGCCGAGATCATGGATTATATCAATACCGCGAAGAGCCTGCGCGTACCCTATGTGCGCCTCGGCGCGAAGGATACGGGAAGTTCGTTCGCGGATGAGCGCGCCGCGGTGATGAGGGTGCTGGAAAAAATGCTGCCCGCCGCGCAGGAGGCCGGCGTGACGCTGCTGATCGAGACCATAGGGATATTTTCCGATACCGATAAACTCTGCGATGTGCTCAATTCCTTCTCCTGCGACAACCTCGCCGCGCTCTGGGATATGCAGCATACCTTCCGCGACGCGGGCGAGGCGCCGGAAAAAACGGTCAAGAATCTCGGCGCCTATATCAAACATGTGCACCTGAAGGATTCCGACGTCGTTGACGGCGTGATGGAGTACCGTCTCATCTGCGAGGGCAGCCTGCCGGTCGACGCGATGATGCGCGCCCTCTATTCGCTGAACTATGACGGTTTTATCTCGATGGAGTGGGACCCTCAGTGGGTGCCCGATATCGAGAGCATCGAGCTGATCTCCCTGCATTTTGTAAATACGATGAACCGTTTCGGCAACCCCGCGCGCATGGTGAAATCGAAGCGCCTTTATGAGAACAAGCGCGGCACGGGGCTCTATCCGTGGCAGAAGGACAAGCTGATCGAAAAGACCTTCGGCGCGGTGCTTGACCGTGTCGTCGAGGAATTTCCCGACCAGTACGCCTTTAAATACACGACGCTCAACTACACGCGGACCTATTCGGAGTTCCGCGACGACGTCGACGAATTCGCGCGCGCGCTGATCTCGCTCGGCGTGGGCCCCGGCAGCCACGTGGCGATCTGGGCGACGAACCTGCCCCAGTGGTACGTCACCTTCTGGGCGACGACGAAGATCGGCGCGGTGTTGGTCACCGTCAACACCGCCTACAAGATCCACGAGGCCGAGTACCTGCTGCGGCAGTCCGATACCCACACGCTCGTGATGATCAAGGGCTTCCGCGATTCGCACTATGACGAGATCGTCAAAGAGCTCTGTCCCGAACTGGAGACCGCCGCGGCCGGCAAGCCGCTGGCCTGCCGCCGCCTGCCCTTCCTGCGCAACGTCATCACCGTCGATTTCAAGATGAAGGGATGCCTTACCTGGGAAGAGGCCGTCTCCCGCGCGCACATGACGCCGCTGGAGGAGGTGCACCGCCTCGCCGCCGCCGTCGACATCCATGACGTCTGCAATATGCAGTACACCAGCGGTACCACGGGCTTCCCCAAAGGCGTCATGCTCACGCACTACAACGTCGTCAACAACGGCAAGTGCATCGGCGACCGCATGGACCTCTCGACGGCCGACCGCATGATGATCCAGGTGCCGATGTTCCATTGCTTCGGGATGGTGCTCGCGATGACTGCCTCGATGACGCACGCCGCCACGCTGTCGCCGCTGCCCTATTTCTCGACGAAGGCCTCGCTCGCCTGCATCAATCAGGAGCGCATCACCTGCTTCCACGGCGTGCCGACGATGTTCATCGCGATGATGGAGCATGAGGATTTCGACAAAACCGACTTTTCCTACATGCGCACGGGGATCATGGCGGGCAGCCCCTGTCCGATCTCAAAGATGCGCGACGTCGTCGACAAGATGAATATGAAGGAGATCGTCATCGTCTACGGACAGACGGAGGCCTCGCCGGGCTGCACGATGAGCGACACCGGCGACTCTCTGGAGGTGCGCGTCGAGACCGTCGGACACGCGCTGCCGGAGATCGAGTGCCGCGTGGTGGACCCGGAGACGGGCGAAGAGCTGCCCGACGAGGTGCCGGGAGAGTTCGTCGCGCGCGGCTACAATATAATGAAGGGCTACTACAAGATGCCCGAGGCGACGGCGGCGGCGATCGACGCCGACGGCTGGCTTCACACGGGAGATCTCGCCTGCCGCACGGCGGCGGGAGATTACCGCATTACGGGCCGCCTGAAGGATATGATCATCCGCGGCGGCGAGAACATCTATCCGAAGGAGCTGGAGGAGTTCCTCTACACGCATCCGAAGGTCAAGGATGTGCAGGTGATAGGCGTCCCCGACGAAGCGCTCGGCGAGGAGATCTGCGCCTGCGTCGTGCTCAAGGAGGGGGAGGAGGCCACAGAGGCCGAGATCAAAGAATTTTTCCTCTCGCACATGGCGCGCCACAAGTGCCCGCGGTATATCGACTTCGTCGATGATTTCCCGATGAACGCGGCGGGGAAGATCCTGAAATACAAGATGCGCGAGGACGCGGTGAAGAAGTACGGGCTGGAGAATGCGGCGGCCGTCAAAACCGCTTAA
- a CDS encoding helix-turn-helix domain-containing protein encodes MRKRKTEERIKAIEMHKQGIPRRRIAEELGVSHDSVKTWISLYKSGQKDLLDDTRKKRTYSKAVKLEAVSAHLEEGRTMVDVTSSFNISSPSLLRRWCKEFIEQGDISSSKQDCPDKKLEVTNSIEKIKELEMQVDVLKKALELQRW; translated from the coding sequence ATGCGTAAACGTAAAACAGAAGAAAGAATAAAAGCAATTGAGATGCACAAACAGGGAATTCCACGAAGGCGGATTGCTGAAGAACTTGGTGTTAGTCATGATTCTGTTAAAACATGGATATCTTTATATAAGAGCGGACAGAAGGACTTACTGGATGATACAAGGAAAAAAAGAACCTACAGCAAGGCTGTAAAACTTGAAGCTGTTTCGGCTCATTTAGAAGAGGGACGTACTATGGTAGATGTTACCTCATCTTTTAACATTTCAAGTCCCTCTCTTTTAAGGCGATGGTGTAAGGAATTTATCGAACAAGGGGATATTTCTAGTTCAAAACAAGACTGTCCAGATAAGAAATTGGAAGTTACAAATAGCATAGAAAAGATTAAAGAGCTGGAAATGCAGGTCGATGTATTAAAAAAAGCCTTAGAGCTGCAAAGGTGGTGA
- a CDS encoding IS3 family transposase, whose product MEDKDGPLIEAIRTGQNINKNTYGYRRMTLWLNNFIGIHVNNKRVRRVMKKSGTSSGNKKKEKV is encoded by the coding sequence ATGGAAGATAAAGACGGTCCTCTCATAGAAGCAATAAGAACGGGACAGAATATCAACAAAAACACTTATGGGTACAGGCGAATGACTCTGTGGCTCAACAACTTCATTGGCATTCATGTAAACAATAAGAGGGTAAGGCGTGTTATGAAAAAAAGCGGGACTTCAAGCGGAAATAAGAAAAAAGAAAAAGTTTAA
- a CDS encoding IS3 family transposase — MYTNKKGNIFLSMIKDLFDNSIQGYQISRNNNIKLVSDTLKKAFENNNKVVADGPILHSDQGFQYTSHAYFNLTQRYGLKVSMSRKGNCLDNACAENFFSHIKSELVNRVKWENYEEAKDAIDEYIRYYNNDRIQIKLKKAPMQYRSLFIE, encoded by the coding sequence ATATATACGAACAAAAAGGGTAATATATTCCTCTCCATGATAAAAGATCTCTTTGATAATTCCATACAGGGATATCAAATCAGTCGTAATAATAATATTAAGTTAGTAAGCGATACATTGAAGAAAGCATTTGAAAATAATAATAAGGTGGTCGCTGATGGACCAATCCTCCACAGCGACCAGGGGTTTCAATATACAAGCCATGCATATTTCAACCTGACACAAAGATACGGACTCAAGGTCTCGATGTCAAGGAAAGGAAATTGTTTGGATAACGCCTGTGCAGAAAACTTCTTTAGTCACATTAAATCAGAACTCGTCAACCGAGTAAAATGGGAGAACTACGAGGAGGCCAAAGATGCTATAGACGAATATATAAGGTATTATAATAACGACAGGATACAGATAAAATTGAAAAAGGCTCCGATGCAATATCGAAGTCTCTTTATTGAATAA
- the nifJ gene encoding pyruvate:ferredoxin (flavodoxin) oxidoreductase, whose product MKEKKLVTMDGNEAAAYIAYAFTEVAAIYPITPSSPMAEKTDAWSAKGKKNIFGQTVSLIEMQSEAGAAAAVHGALETGALAASFTSSQGLMLMIPVLHRLSGQRHPGVLHVAARTVGTHAFSIFGDHSDVMNCRQCGLAMLATGSVQEIMDLAGVAHLAAIKARIPFMHFFDGFRTSHEIDKVEEMSYETLASLLDREALAAFRAASLNPERPMMRSTVQNPDIYFQVREANNGFYDALPAIVEEYMEKISGITGREYHLFNYYGAPDAEEVIVAMGSVSGTVEEAVDYLNARGRKTGFIQVHLFRPFSLKHLFAVLPATVKKIAALDRCKEMGSNGGPLYQDICTAFTGTGRGVTIVGGRYGLSSKDTDPTQIIAVFDNLAKAEPKNDFTIGITDDVTHLSLPLGDAVYPDGARQMSFKFWGLGGDGTVGANKNTIDIINSYTDKYGQAYFEYDAKKSFGVTISHLRFSDGPIRSSYFVKRADFVAAHNQTYIQNYDIVSELKEGGTLLLNCPWEPDELEGKIPADIRRKLARKRAKFYIINATKIAEKHGLGSHVNIPLQSAFFHLVDLIPIDEAKQYMKDAVKKTFFAKGDEVVSRNIAAIDDGGAMLVKVDIPDSWLDAQDAPKPRRAGEPAIVEKLLAPINRQQGDSLPVSAFKGYEDGTVELGLTAFEKRAIATSVPEWDPARCIQCNRCSYVCPHAVIRPYLLTEAEKEAAPEGFLTMPAIGQKDMYFSMQVSRDDCTGCGSCVTVCPSKEKALTMVPIEKSKSLPEQWAYGLTISDKEGKFDPWTVKGSQFRQPLLEFSAACAGCGETPYAKLMTQLFGDRVYWANATGCSQAWGGAMPGIPYTKNKDGKGPAWSNSLFENNAEFSLGMFLSVKQQREAQRLRAEKLLAAGIPAALKTALEEWLAAFDDFNGSAAAAKKLTAQLEAAQLTDEAAAAAREMLANKDQFSKKSFWMYGGDGWAYDIGFGGLDHVLAMGENVNALIVDTEVYSNTGGQSSKSTPIGAVAQFCISGKKVAKKDLGAMLMTYGNIYVAQVAMGADMNQLIKAMREAEEYEGPSVVIAYTPCLAHGIKGGMGSAQEEMKRAVAAGYWTLYRYDPRKEKPLTVDSKAPTMDYEEFLDGEVRYSALKRTFPENAKKYFKEGSEEAAARYARYKHIEENQ is encoded by the coding sequence GTGAAAGAAAAAAAACTGGTAACGATGGACGGAAACGAGGCGGCGGCCTATATAGCCTACGCCTTTACCGAAGTGGCGGCGATATATCCGATCACTCCCTCTTCGCCGATGGCGGAGAAGACTGACGCATGGTCCGCCAAGGGCAAGAAGAATATCTTCGGGCAGACCGTCTCGCTGATAGAGATGCAGTCCGAGGCGGGCGCGGCGGCGGCCGTGCACGGCGCGCTTGAGACCGGGGCGCTGGCCGCCTCTTTTACATCTTCGCAGGGATTGATGCTGATGATCCCGGTGCTTCACAGGCTCTCGGGGCAGCGTCATCCCGGCGTGCTCCACGTGGCGGCGCGCACCGTCGGCACCCACGCCTTCTCGATCTTCGGGGACCATTCCGATGTGATGAACTGCCGCCAGTGCGGACTCGCGATGCTGGCGACCGGCAGCGTACAGGAGATCATGGATCTCGCCGGCGTCGCCCACCTAGCGGCGATCAAGGCGCGCATCCCCTTCATGCATTTCTTCGACGGCTTCCGCACCTCGCACGAGATAGATAAGGTGGAGGAGATGTCCTACGAAACACTCGCCTCCCTGCTCGACAGGGAGGCGCTCGCCGCGTTCCGCGCCGCCTCGCTGAACCCCGAGCGGCCGATGATGCGCAGCACCGTGCAGAATCCCGACATCTACTTCCAGGTGCGCGAGGCCAACAACGGCTTCTACGACGCGCTGCCCGCCATCGTTGAGGAATACATGGAGAAGATCAGCGGCATAACCGGCCGCGAATACCATCTCTTCAACTACTACGGAGCGCCGGACGCCGAAGAGGTCATCGTCGCGATGGGCTCCGTCAGCGGCACGGTGGAAGAGGCCGTCGATTACCTCAACGCGCGGGGCAGAAAGACCGGCTTCATCCAGGTACACCTCTTCCGTCCCTTCTCGCTGAAACATCTTTTCGCGGTACTTCCCGCCACGGTGAAAAAGATCGCCGCCCTCGACCGCTGCAAGGAGATGGGCTCCAACGGCGGCCCGCTATATCAGGATATATGCACCGCCTTCACCGGCACGGGGCGCGGCGTCACGATCGTCGGCGGGCGCTACGGCCTCTCCTCAAAAGACACCGACCCGACGCAGATCATCGCCGTCTTCGACAACCTCGCGAAGGCCGAACCGAAAAACGACTTCACGATCGGCATCACCGACGACGTGACACACCTTTCTCTGCCGCTCGGCGACGCGGTCTATCCCGACGGCGCGCGTCAGATGTCCTTCAAATTCTGGGGGCTCGGCGGCGACGGCACCGTCGGCGCTAATAAAAACACCATCGACATCATCAACAGCTACACCGATAAATATGGCCAGGCCTATTTCGAGTATGACGCGAAAAAGTCCTTCGGCGTCACCATCTCGCACCTGCGCTTCTCCGACGGCCCGATACGCTCCTCATATTTCGTAAAGCGGGCCGATTTCGTCGCGGCGCACAACCAGACCTACATTCAGAACTACGACATCGTCAGCGAGCTCAAAGAGGGCGGCACGCTCCTGCTCAACTGCCCGTGGGAGCCGGACGAACTTGAGGGGAAAATTCCCGCCGACATCCGCCGCAAGCTCGCGCGCAAGAGGGCGAAATTCTACATCATCAACGCGACTAAGATCGCCGAAAAACACGGACTCGGCAGCCACGTCAATATCCCGCTTCAATCGGCCTTCTTTCATCTGGTTGACCTGATCCCGATAGACGAGGCCAAACAATATATGAAGGACGCCGTCAAAAAGACCTTCTTCGCGAAGGGCGACGAAGTCGTCAGCCGCAACATCGCGGCAATAGACGACGGCGGCGCGATGCTCGTGAAGGTTGATATCCCGGATTCGTGGCTCGATGCGCAGGACGCGCCGAAACCGCGCCGCGCCGGCGAGCCGGCGATAGTCGAAAAGCTGCTCGCGCCGATCAACCGCCAGCAGGGCGACAGCCTCCCGGTCAGCGCCTTCAAAGGTTACGAGGACGGCACCGTCGAACTTGGCCTCACAGCCTTTGAAAAGCGCGCCATCGCCACAAGCGTGCCCGAGTGGGACCCCGCGCGCTGCATCCAGTGCAACCGCTGTTCCTACGTCTGCCCGCACGCCGTCATCCGTCCCTACCTGCTCACGGAGGCGGAAAAAGAGGCCGCGCCGGAGGGTTTCCTCACAATGCCGGCGATCGGCCAGAAAGACATGTACTTCTCCATGCAGGTCAGCCGTGACGACTGCACCGGCTGCGGCAGCTGCGTTACGGTATGTCCGTCTAAAGAAAAGGCGCTGACGATGGTGCCGATAGAAAAATCAAAATCGCTGCCGGAACAGTGGGCCTACGGCCTTACGATCTCCGACAAGGAGGGCAAGTTCGACCCCTGGACGGTGAAGGGCAGCCAGTTCCGCCAGCCGCTGCTCGAATTCTCGGCGGCCTGCGCGGGCTGCGGCGAAACGCCCTACGCGAAGCTGATGACGCAGCTCTTCGGAGACCGCGTCTACTGGGCCAACGCCACCGGCTGCTCGCAGGCCTGGGGCGGCGCGATGCCGGGCATACCTTACACGAAAAACAAAGATGGCAAAGGCCCCGCCTGGTCGAACTCGCTCTTTGAAAACAACGCCGAATTCAGCCTCGGCATGTTCCTCTCCGTGAAACAGCAGCGCGAAGCGCAGAGGCTGCGCGCTGAAAAGCTGCTCGCGGCCGGCATACCGGCGGCGCTCAAAACGGCGCTTGAAGAATGGCTCGCGGCCTTCGACGACTTCAACGGTTCGGCCGCGGCGGCGAAAAAGCTGACAGCGCAGCTCGAAGCGGCACAGCTCACGGACGAGGCGGCCGCCGCCGCGCGTGAAATGCTCGCCAACAAAGACCAATTCTCGAAAAAGAGCTTCTGGATGTACGGCGGCGACGGCTGGGCCTACGACATCGGCTTCGGCGGCCTCGACCACGTGCTTGCGATGGGCGAGAACGTCAACGCCCTCATCGTCGACACCGAGGTCTACTCCAACACCGGCGGCCAGTCGTCGAAATCGACGCCGATCGGCGCCGTCGCGCAGTTCTGCATCAGCGGCAAAAAAGTCGCGAAAAAAGACCTCGGCGCGATGCTGATGACCTACGGCAACATCTATGTGGCGCAGGTGGCGATGGGCGCGGATATGAACCAGCTCATCAAGGCCATGCGCGAAGCCGAGGAATACGAGGGCCCCTCGGTGGTCATCGCCTACACTCCCTGCCTCGCGCACGGCATCAAAGGAGGCATGGGCAGCGCGCAGGAAGAGATGAAGCGCGCCGTGGCCGCGGGTTATTGGACGCTCTACCGCTACGACCCGCGCAAAGAAAAGCCGCTGACGGTAGACTCAAAGGCCCCGACGATGGACTATGAGGAATTCCTTGACGGCGAAGTCCGCTACTCGGCGCTCAAACGCACCTTCCCCGAAAATGCGAAGAAATACTTCAAAGAGGGCAGCGAAGAGGCCGCGGCGAGATACGCCAGATATAAGCATATAGAAGAAAACCAGTAA
- a CDS encoding alpha-isopropylmalate synthase regulatory domain-containing protein, whose translation MKRIKFTDITLREAARGLEGALSFKEIIEMAKILDRLNLDVISLAPIANVKIDSLLVRTVAAAVKKSTLSMPVGYTEAGVDTAWSAVAEAAHPRLYVEAPLSAVQMEFVCNKKPEGIIEMIGKLVRKSRGLCEDVEFAAVDATRSEPEFLYQALRTALAAGASTVTVCDSAGTMMPYEFNNFVKEIYANVPELKEAALAVKCSNELSMAAACAVSAVKAGASEVDVVVSGGCAPELETASHIIRTRGDDCGFFSGIKYTELHRSIAQMHWISRSERSKTSAFDTGFSISDGSGIRLDANDDITAVGKAVERLGYDLSEEDMVKVYDTFINVAAKKSVGTKELEAIIATSALQVPPAYELVSFVINSGNVISATANIHCRRDGEDLFGLAVGDGPIDASFLAIEQITGHHYELDDFQIQAVTEGREAMGSTLVKLRSNGKLYSGNGISTDIIGSSIRAYFNALNKISYEENHR comes from the coding sequence TGACGTTATCAGCCTCGCGCCGATCGCAAATGTGAAGATCGATTCGCTGCTGGTGCGCACGGTCGCGGCGGCGGTGAAGAAGAGCACGCTCTCCATGCCTGTCGGCTATACGGAGGCCGGGGTGGATACGGCGTGGAGCGCCGTCGCGGAGGCCGCGCATCCGCGCCTCTATGTGGAGGCGCCGCTCTCGGCGGTGCAGATGGAGTTTGTCTGCAATAAGAAGCCAGAAGGGATCATCGAGATGATCGGCAAGCTCGTGCGCAAGAGCCGCGGGCTTTGCGAAGATGTGGAGTTCGCCGCCGTCGACGCCACCCGCAGCGAGCCGGAGTTCCTCTATCAGGCGCTGCGTACGGCGCTCGCCGCCGGCGCTTCCACCGTGACGGTCTGCGATTCGGCGGGGACGATGATGCCCTACGAGTTCAATAATTTTGTCAAAGAGATATACGCCAACGTGCCGGAGCTCAAGGAGGCGGCGCTCGCCGTCAAGTGTTCCAACGAGCTTTCGATGGCGGCGGCCTGCGCGGTATCGGCCGTCAAGGCGGGAGCCTCCGAGGTCGACGTGGTCGTCAGCGGCGGCTGCGCGCCCGAGCTGGAGACGGCCTCGCACATCATCCGCACTCGCGGCGACGACTGCGGCTTTTTCAGCGGCATAAAGTACACGGAGCTGCATCGCTCGATCGCGCAGATGCACTGGATCTCCCGCTCCGAGCGCAGCAAGACGAGCGCCTTTGACACGGGATTCTCAATATCCGACGGCTCGGGTATCAGGCTGGACGCGAACGACGATATCACCGCGGTCGGCAAGGCGGTGGAGCGTCTCGGCTACGACCTCTCGGAGGAGGATATGGTGAAGGTCTACGATACCTTTATCAACGTCGCCGCCAAGAAGTCGGTTGGCACGAAGGAGCTGGAGGCGATCATCGCCACGAGCGCCCTGCAGGTGCCGCCGGCCTATGAGCTGGTGAGCTTTGTCATCAACAGCGGCAACGTCATCAGCGCGACGGCCAATATCCACTGCCGCCGCGACGGTGAGGATCTTTTCGGCCTCGCGGTCGGCGACGGGCCGATCGACGCCTCCTTCCTCGCGATCGAGCAGATCACCGGACACCATTACGAGCTCGACGATTTCCAGATTCAGGCCGTCACCGAGGGGCGCGAGGCGATGGGCTCGACGCTCGTCAAGCTCCGTTCTAACGGCAAGCTCTATTCCGGCAACGGGATTTCAACGGACATCATCGGTTCCAGCATCAGGGCCTATTTCAACGCCCTGAATAAGATTTCATACGAGGAGAATCACAGATAA